One stretch of Suricata suricatta isolate VVHF042 chromosome 13, meerkat_22Aug2017_6uvM2_HiC, whole genome shotgun sequence DNA includes these proteins:
- the LCN12 gene encoding epididymal-specific lipocalin-12, with translation MEGSGEGGPGVQPAPADPALLRAGCEDGCRLPARRVTRLRERTRAQLPPPRQTAGGQRHGGAESAPWSGGVGWGPGAPAQGFPSGREDPPGLHCGRRFVAEGRAGSPQRGLLSGDRRAETWVGIIRARSVPAGREAEAWRSESPAQGLLRQLLLDGYRFGKFRKKQGPSAGFLPHPFQGEWFVVGLAGSTHRKTDRSLLNPFTATFEQDGNRRLKVSYAMTRGHRCVTWSYVLVPAAQPGGFTVDSTEAPGRDPEEVQVYDTDYSTFALMLSRRQSGSQSIRRVSLLCRMWLIRTQVLEQFVSLVSAQGLSENNIVFPDLTSNRLWGRGRSLDPA, from the exons ATGGAGGGCAGCGGCGAGGGCGGGCCGGGGGTCCAGCCTGCACCCGCCGACCCGGCGCTCCTCCGGGCGGGCTGCGAGGACGGCTGCCGACTCCCGGCTCGTCGGGTCACGCGCCTCCGCGAGCGGACACGCGCCCAGCTCCCGCCTCCCCGGCAAACAGCAGGCGGCCAGCGTCAC GGGGGCGCCGAGTCTGCCCCTTGGTCGGGAGGAGTGGGCTGGGGGCCCGGAGCGCCGGCCCAGGGGTTCCCCTCAGGCCGGGAGGACCCGCCCGGCCTCCACTGCGGCCGGCGCTTCGTGGCCGAAGGCCGGGCTGGGTCCCCGCAAAGGGGGCTGCTTTCAGGTGATCGGCGGGCAGAGACCTGGGTCGGGATCATCAGGGCAAGATCGGTGCCTGCAGGGAGGGAGGCGGAGGCCTGGCGTTCAGAGAGTCCGGCGCAGGGGCTGCTACGCCAGCTTCTGTTGGACGGTTATCGCTTTGGGAAGTTCAGGAAAAAACAG GGCCCCTCGGCCGGCTTCTTGCCCCACCCG TTCCAGGGAGAATGGTTTGTTGTGGGCCTGGCGGGCAGCACCCACAGGAAGACAGACCGTTCCTTGCTGAACCCGTTCACTGCGACCTTCGAGCAGGATGGAAACCGCCGCCTTAAAGTGTCATATGCCATGACCCG GGGCCACCGCTGTGTCACCTGGTCGTATGTGCTGGTTCCAGCGGCCCAGCCTGGGGGATTCACAGTGGACAGCACTGAGG CGCCCGGGAGAGACCCCGAGGAGGTCCAGGTGTACGACACGGACTACAGCACGTTCGCTCTGATGCTGTCCAGACGGCAGTCGGGCAGTCAGAGCATCCGCAGGGTCAGCCTGCTGT GCAGAATGTGGCTGATTCGGACCCAGGTGCTGGAGCAATTTGTCAGCCTGGTGAGCGCTCAGGGCCTCTCGGAGAACAACATCGTCTTCCCAGACCTGACAAGCAACAGGCTCTGGGGCCGCGGCAGGAGCCTGGACCCAGCGTAG
- the C8G gene encoding complement component C8 gamma chain isoform X2 yields MLTPRTAFLLTLLLAGGSLSRRARRPSRPASPISTIQPKANFDAQQFAGTWLLVAVASSCRFLQEEGHQAEATSLHVAPQGAAMAVSTLRKLDGICWQVRQLYGDTGVKGRFLLQARGARGPVDVVVGDTDYRGFAILYLEQARRLSVKLYARSLPPSDLALSAFEQRIQRVNLTEDHILFFPKYGFCESADQFHVLNEVRR; encoded by the exons ATGCTGACCCCCAGGACTGCCTTCCTCTTGACTCTGCTCCTGGCTGGGGGCTCCCTGAGCAGGAGGGCTCGGAGACCCTCTCGGCCTGCGTCCCCCATTAGCACTATCCAGCCGAAGGCCAACTTCGATGCTCAGCAG TTTGCAGGGACGTGGCTACTTGTGGCAGTGGCCTCCTCGTGCCGCTTCCTGCAGGAGGAGGGCCACCAGGCTGAGGCCACCTCGCTGCATGTGGCTCCCCAGGGTGCAGCCATGGCCGTCAGCACTCTGCGGAAGCT ggATGGGATCTGCTGGCAGGTGCGGCAGCTCTACGGAGACACGGGCGTCAAGGGGCGTTTCCTGCTCCAAG CCCGAGGTGCCCGTGGGCCAGTAGATGTGGTCGTCGGGGATACAGACTACCGAGGCTTTGCCATCCTGTACCTGGAGCAGGCGAGGCGGCTGTCGGTGAAGCTGTACG CCCGCTCACTCCCCCCAAGTGACTTGGCCCTGAGTGCATTTGAGCAGCGGATCCAGAGGGTCAACTTGACCGAGGACCATATCTTGTTCTTCCCCAAGTATG GTTTCTGCGAGTCTGCAGACCAGTTCCATGTCCTGAATG AAGTGAGGAGGTGA
- the C8G gene encoding complement component C8 gamma chain isoform X1, with protein sequence MLTPRTAFLLTLLLAGGSLSRRARRPSRPASPISTIQPKANFDAQQFAGTWLLVAVASSCRFLQEEGHQAEATSLHVAPQGAAMAVSTLRKLDGICWQVRQLYGDTGVKGRFLLQARGARGPVDVVVGDTDYRGFAILYLEQARRLSVKLYARSLPPSDLALSAFEQRIQRVNLTEDHILFFPKYGFCESADQFHVLNVRR encoded by the exons ATGCTGACCCCCAGGACTGCCTTCCTCTTGACTCTGCTCCTGGCTGGGGGCTCCCTGAGCAGGAGGGCTCGGAGACCCTCTCGGCCTGCGTCCCCCATTAGCACTATCCAGCCGAAGGCCAACTTCGATGCTCAGCAG TTTGCAGGGACGTGGCTACTTGTGGCAGTGGCCTCCTCGTGCCGCTTCCTGCAGGAGGAGGGCCACCAGGCTGAGGCCACCTCGCTGCATGTGGCTCCCCAGGGTGCAGCCATGGCCGTCAGCACTCTGCGGAAGCT ggATGGGATCTGCTGGCAGGTGCGGCAGCTCTACGGAGACACGGGCGTCAAGGGGCGTTTCCTGCTCCAAG CCCGAGGTGCCCGTGGGCCAGTAGATGTGGTCGTCGGGGATACAGACTACCGAGGCTTTGCCATCCTGTACCTGGAGCAGGCGAGGCGGCTGTCGGTGAAGCTGTACG CCCGCTCACTCCCCCCAAGTGACTTGGCCCTGAGTGCATTTGAGCAGCGGATCCAGAGGGTCAACTTGACCGAGGACCATATCTTGTTCTTCCCCAAGTATG GTTTCTGCGAGTCTGCAGACCAGTTCCATGTCCTGAATG TGAGGAGGTGA
- the FBXW5 gene encoding F-box/WD repeat-containing protein 5 isoform X3, whose product MDEGGTPLLPDSLIYQIFLSLGPADVLAAGLVCRQWHAVSRDEFLWREQFYRYYRVARDVPRHPAATSWYGEFRRLYDTVPCVEVQTLKEHTDQVLHLSFSHSGYQFASCSKDCTVKIWNNDLTVSLLHSADMRPYNWSYTQFSQFNQDDSLLLASGVFLGPHNSSSGEIAVISLDNFTLLSRVRNKPYDVFGCWLTETSLISGNLHRIGDVTSCSVLWLNNAFQDVESENVNVVKRLFKIQNLNASTIRTVMVADCSRFDSPDLLLDAGAPAGRVFDLGSDSEDEAVGPGPAPARTKQGLRRFLDGLLDGRAHAPLSEHALETKVAELLAQGRTKPPEHSMAAARKLLIFTTGCLTYSPHQIGIKQILPHQMTTAGPVLGEGRGSDAFFDALDYVIDVHGHIIGMGLSPDNRYLYVNSRAWPSGSVVADPMQPPPIAEEIDLLVFDLKTMREVKRALRAHRAYTPNDECFFIFLDVSRDFVASGAEDRHGYIWDRHYNICLAKLRHQDVVNSVVFSPQEQELLLTASDDATIKAWRSPRTVRAHQAPRPRPHTFFSWFASQRR is encoded by the exons ATGGACGAGGGGGGCACGCCCCTGCTCCCTGACAGCCTCATCTACCAGATCTTCCTGAGCCTGGGCCCGGCGGACGTGCTTGCTGCCGGCCTGGTGTGCCGCCAGTGGCACGCTGTGTCCCGGGACGAGTTCCTGTGGAGGGAGCAGTTCTACCGCTACTACCGGGTGGCCCGCGACGTGCCCCGGCACCCAG cgGCCACCTCCTGGTACGGAGAGTTTCGGCGGCTCTACGACACGGTGCCCTGCGTGGAGGTGCAGACGCTCAAGGAGCACACGGACCAGGTCCTGCACCTCAGCTTCTCGCACTCCGGCTACCAGTTTGCTTCCTGCTCCAAGGACTGCACGGTGAAG ATCTGGAACAATGACCTGACCGTCTCGCTGCTGCACAGCGCGGACATGCGGCCCTATAACTGGAGCTACACCCAGTTCTCCCAGTTCAACCAGGACGACTCGCTGCTGCTGGCGTCAGGGGTGTTCCTGGGGCCCCACAACTCCTCCTCTGGCGAGATCGCAGTCATCAGCCTAG ACAACTTCACCCTGCTGTCTCGAGTGCGCAACAAGCCTTACGACGTGTTTGGCTGCTGGCTCACGGAGACCAGCCTGATCTCGGGGAACCTGCACCGCATCGGAGACGTCACCTCCTGCTCAGTGCTCTGGCTCAACAACGCCTTCCAG GACGTGGAGTCAGAGAACGTCAACGTGGTGAAGCGGCTCTTCAAGATCCAGAACCTGAACGCCAGCACCATCCGCACCGTGATGGTGGCCGACTGCAGCCGCTTCGACAGCCCGGACCTCCTGCTGGACGCAGGCGCACCCGCCGGCCGCGTCTTTGACCTGGGCAGCGACAGTGAGGACGAGGCGGTGGGCCCGGGGCCGGCTCCGGCCCGCACCAAGCAGGGCCTGCGGCGCTTCCTGGACGGGCTCCTGGACGGGCGGGCACACGCTCCGCTGTCCGAGCACGCGCTGGAGACCAAGGTGGCCGAGCTGCTGGCCCAGGGCCGCACCAAGCCCCCTGAGCACAGCATGGCCGCCGCCCGCAAGCTCCTCATCTTCACCACGGGCTGCCTCACCTACTCGCCACACCAGATCG GCATCAAGCAGATCCTGCCACACCAGATGACCACAGCGGGGCCTGTGCTGGGCGAGGGGCGGGGCTCAGACGCCTTCTTTGATGCCCTGGACTACGTCATCGACGTGCACGGACACATCATCGGCATGGGCTTGTCCCCGGACAACAG GTACCTGTACGTGAACAGCCGGGCCTGGCCCAGCGGCTCCGTGGTGGCCGACCCCATGCAGCCACCGCCCATCGCCGAGGAGATCGACCTGCTGGTGTTTGACCTCAAGACCATGCGGGAGGTGAAGCGGGCGCTGCGGGCCCACCGCGCCTACACCCCCAACGACGAGTGCTTCTTCATCTTCCTGGACGTCAGCAGGGACTTTGTGGCCAg CGGCGCGGAGGACCGGCACGGCTACATTTGGGACCGGCACTACAACATCTGCCTGGCCAAGCTGCGGCACCAGGATGTGGTCAACTCTGTGGTCTTCAGTCCCCAAGAGCAGGAGCTCCTGCTGACGGCCAGCGACGACGCCACCATCAAAGCCTGGCGTTCGCCACGCACTGTGCGCGCCCACCAGGCCCCCCGTCCACGCCCCCACACATTTTTCTCCTGGTTTGCCAGCCAGAGGCGCTGA
- the FBXW5 gene encoding F-box/WD repeat-containing protein 5 isoform X1, giving the protein MDEGGTPLLPDSLIYQIFLSLGPADVLAAGLVCRQWHAVSRDEFLWREQFYRYYRVARDVPRHPAATSWYGEFRRLYDTVPCVEVQTLKEHTDQVLHLSFSHSGYQFASCSKDCTVKIWNNDLTVSLLHSADMRPYNWSYTQFSQFNQDDSLLLASGVFLGPHNSSSGEIAVISLDNFTLLSRVRNKPYDVFGCWLTETSLISGNLHRIGDVTSCSVLWLNNAFQVRARAAPAAAPSSACCPPAVSHPQDVESENVNVVKRLFKIQNLNASTIRTVMVADCSRFDSPDLLLDAGAPAGRVFDLGSDSEDEAVGPGPAPARTKQGLRRFLDGLLDGRAHAPLSEHALETKVAELLAQGRTKPPEHSMAAARKLLIFTTGCLTYSPHQIGIKQILPHQMTTAGPVLGEGRGSDAFFDALDYVIDVHGHIIGMGLSPDNRYLYVNSRAWPSGSVVADPMQPPPIAEEIDLLVFDLKTMREVKRALRAHRAYTPNDECFFIFLDVSRDFVASGAEDRHGYIWDRHYNICLAKLRHQDVVNSVVFSPQEQELLLTASDDATIKAWRSPRTVRAHQAPRPRPHTFFSWFASQRR; this is encoded by the exons ATGGACGAGGGGGGCACGCCCCTGCTCCCTGACAGCCTCATCTACCAGATCTTCCTGAGCCTGGGCCCGGCGGACGTGCTTGCTGCCGGCCTGGTGTGCCGCCAGTGGCACGCTGTGTCCCGGGACGAGTTCCTGTGGAGGGAGCAGTTCTACCGCTACTACCGGGTGGCCCGCGACGTGCCCCGGCACCCAG cgGCCACCTCCTGGTACGGAGAGTTTCGGCGGCTCTACGACACGGTGCCCTGCGTGGAGGTGCAGACGCTCAAGGAGCACACGGACCAGGTCCTGCACCTCAGCTTCTCGCACTCCGGCTACCAGTTTGCTTCCTGCTCCAAGGACTGCACGGTGAAG ATCTGGAACAATGACCTGACCGTCTCGCTGCTGCACAGCGCGGACATGCGGCCCTATAACTGGAGCTACACCCAGTTCTCCCAGTTCAACCAGGACGACTCGCTGCTGCTGGCGTCAGGGGTGTTCCTGGGGCCCCACAACTCCTCCTCTGGCGAGATCGCAGTCATCAGCCTAG ACAACTTCACCCTGCTGTCTCGAGTGCGCAACAAGCCTTACGACGTGTTTGGCTGCTGGCTCACGGAGACCAGCCTGATCTCGGGGAACCTGCACCGCATCGGAGACGTCACCTCCTGCTCAGTGCTCTGGCTCAACAACGCCTTCCAGGTGCGGGCGCGCGCGGCCCCCGCGGCTGCCCCCTCCTCGGCCTGCTGCCCACCCGCTGTCTCCCACCCCCAGGACGTGGAGTCAGAGAACGTCAACGTGGTGAAGCGGCTCTTCAAGATCCAGAACCTGAACGCCAGCACCATCCGCACCGTGATGGTGGCCGACTGCAGCCGCTTCGACAGCCCGGACCTCCTGCTGGACGCAGGCGCACCCGCCGGCCGCGTCTTTGACCTGGGCAGCGACAGTGAGGACGAGGCGGTGGGCCCGGGGCCGGCTCCGGCCCGCACCAAGCAGGGCCTGCGGCGCTTCCTGGACGGGCTCCTGGACGGGCGGGCACACGCTCCGCTGTCCGAGCACGCGCTGGAGACCAAGGTGGCCGAGCTGCTGGCCCAGGGCCGCACCAAGCCCCCTGAGCACAGCATGGCCGCCGCCCGCAAGCTCCTCATCTTCACCACGGGCTGCCTCACCTACTCGCCACACCAGATCG GCATCAAGCAGATCCTGCCACACCAGATGACCACAGCGGGGCCTGTGCTGGGCGAGGGGCGGGGCTCAGACGCCTTCTTTGATGCCCTGGACTACGTCATCGACGTGCACGGACACATCATCGGCATGGGCTTGTCCCCGGACAACAG GTACCTGTACGTGAACAGCCGGGCCTGGCCCAGCGGCTCCGTGGTGGCCGACCCCATGCAGCCACCGCCCATCGCCGAGGAGATCGACCTGCTGGTGTTTGACCTCAAGACCATGCGGGAGGTGAAGCGGGCGCTGCGGGCCCACCGCGCCTACACCCCCAACGACGAGTGCTTCTTCATCTTCCTGGACGTCAGCAGGGACTTTGTGGCCAg CGGCGCGGAGGACCGGCACGGCTACATTTGGGACCGGCACTACAACATCTGCCTGGCCAAGCTGCGGCACCAGGATGTGGTCAACTCTGTGGTCTTCAGTCCCCAAGAGCAGGAGCTCCTGCTGACGGCCAGCGACGACGCCACCATCAAAGCCTGGCGTTCGCCACGCACTGTGCGCGCCCACCAGGCCCCCCGTCCACGCCCCCACACATTTTTCTCCTGGTTTGCCAGCCAGAGGCGCTGA
- the FBXW5 gene encoding F-box/WD repeat-containing protein 5 isoform X2 has product MDEGGTPLLPDSLIYQIFLSLGPADVLAAGLVCRQWHAVSRDEFLWREQFYRYYRVARDVPRHPAATSWYGEFRRLYDTVPCVEVQTLKEHTDQVLHLSFSHSGYQFASCSKDCTVKIWNNDLTVSLLHSADMRPYNWSYTQFSQFNQDDSLLLASGVFLGPHNSSSGEIAVISLVRNKPYDVFGCWLTETSLISGNLHRIGDVTSCSVLWLNNAFQVRARAAPAAAPSSACCPPAVSHPQDVESENVNVVKRLFKIQNLNASTIRTVMVADCSRFDSPDLLLDAGAPAGRVFDLGSDSEDEAVGPGPAPARTKQGLRRFLDGLLDGRAHAPLSEHALETKVAELLAQGRTKPPEHSMAAARKLLIFTTGCLTYSPHQIGIKQILPHQMTTAGPVLGEGRGSDAFFDALDYVIDVHGHIIGMGLSPDNRYLYVNSRAWPSGSVVADPMQPPPIAEEIDLLVFDLKTMREVKRALRAHRAYTPNDECFFIFLDVSRDFVASGAEDRHGYIWDRHYNICLAKLRHQDVVNSVVFSPQEQELLLTASDDATIKAWRSPRTVRAHQAPRPRPHTFFSWFASQRR; this is encoded by the exons ATGGACGAGGGGGGCACGCCCCTGCTCCCTGACAGCCTCATCTACCAGATCTTCCTGAGCCTGGGCCCGGCGGACGTGCTTGCTGCCGGCCTGGTGTGCCGCCAGTGGCACGCTGTGTCCCGGGACGAGTTCCTGTGGAGGGAGCAGTTCTACCGCTACTACCGGGTGGCCCGCGACGTGCCCCGGCACCCAG cgGCCACCTCCTGGTACGGAGAGTTTCGGCGGCTCTACGACACGGTGCCCTGCGTGGAGGTGCAGACGCTCAAGGAGCACACGGACCAGGTCCTGCACCTCAGCTTCTCGCACTCCGGCTACCAGTTTGCTTCCTGCTCCAAGGACTGCACGGTGAAG ATCTGGAACAATGACCTGACCGTCTCGCTGCTGCACAGCGCGGACATGCGGCCCTATAACTGGAGCTACACCCAGTTCTCCCAGTTCAACCAGGACGACTCGCTGCTGCTGGCGTCAGGGGTGTTCCTGGGGCCCCACAACTCCTCCTCTGGCGAGATCGCAGTCATCAGCCTAG TGCGCAACAAGCCTTACGACGTGTTTGGCTGCTGGCTCACGGAGACCAGCCTGATCTCGGGGAACCTGCACCGCATCGGAGACGTCACCTCCTGCTCAGTGCTCTGGCTCAACAACGCCTTCCAGGTGCGGGCGCGCGCGGCCCCCGCGGCTGCCCCCTCCTCGGCCTGCTGCCCACCCGCTGTCTCCCACCCCCAGGACGTGGAGTCAGAGAACGTCAACGTGGTGAAGCGGCTCTTCAAGATCCAGAACCTGAACGCCAGCACCATCCGCACCGTGATGGTGGCCGACTGCAGCCGCTTCGACAGCCCGGACCTCCTGCTGGACGCAGGCGCACCCGCCGGCCGCGTCTTTGACCTGGGCAGCGACAGTGAGGACGAGGCGGTGGGCCCGGGGCCGGCTCCGGCCCGCACCAAGCAGGGCCTGCGGCGCTTCCTGGACGGGCTCCTGGACGGGCGGGCACACGCTCCGCTGTCCGAGCACGCGCTGGAGACCAAGGTGGCCGAGCTGCTGGCCCAGGGCCGCACCAAGCCCCCTGAGCACAGCATGGCCGCCGCCCGCAAGCTCCTCATCTTCACCACGGGCTGCCTCACCTACTCGCCACACCAGATCG GCATCAAGCAGATCCTGCCACACCAGATGACCACAGCGGGGCCTGTGCTGGGCGAGGGGCGGGGCTCAGACGCCTTCTTTGATGCCCTGGACTACGTCATCGACGTGCACGGACACATCATCGGCATGGGCTTGTCCCCGGACAACAG GTACCTGTACGTGAACAGCCGGGCCTGGCCCAGCGGCTCCGTGGTGGCCGACCCCATGCAGCCACCGCCCATCGCCGAGGAGATCGACCTGCTGGTGTTTGACCTCAAGACCATGCGGGAGGTGAAGCGGGCGCTGCGGGCCCACCGCGCCTACACCCCCAACGACGAGTGCTTCTTCATCTTCCTGGACGTCAGCAGGGACTTTGTGGCCAg CGGCGCGGAGGACCGGCACGGCTACATTTGGGACCGGCACTACAACATCTGCCTGGCCAAGCTGCGGCACCAGGATGTGGTCAACTCTGTGGTCTTCAGTCCCCAAGAGCAGGAGCTCCTGCTGACGGCCAGCGACGACGCCACCATCAAAGCCTGGCGTTCGCCACGCACTGTGCGCGCCCACCAGGCCCCCCGTCCACGCCCCCACACATTTTTCTCCTGGTTTGCCAGCCAGAGGCGCTGA
- the FBXW5 gene encoding F-box/WD repeat-containing protein 5 isoform X4 — protein sequence MRPYNWSYTQFSQFNQDDSLLLASGVFLGPHNSSSGEIAVISLDNFTLLSRVRNKPYDVFGCWLTETSLISGNLHRIGDVTSCSVLWLNNAFQVRARAAPAAAPSSACCPPAVSHPQDVESENVNVVKRLFKIQNLNASTIRTVMVADCSRFDSPDLLLDAGAPAGRVFDLGSDSEDEAVGPGPAPARTKQGLRRFLDGLLDGRAHAPLSEHALETKVAELLAQGRTKPPEHSMAAARKLLIFTTGCLTYSPHQIGIKQILPHQMTTAGPVLGEGRGSDAFFDALDYVIDVHGHIIGMGLSPDNRYLYVNSRAWPSGSVVADPMQPPPIAEEIDLLVFDLKTMREVKRALRAHRAYTPNDECFFIFLDVSRDFVASGAEDRHGYIWDRHYNICLAKLRHQDVVNSVVFSPQEQELLLTASDDATIKAWRSPRTVRAHQAPRPRPHTFFSWFASQRR from the exons ATGCGGCCCTATAACTGGAGCTACACCCAGTTCTCCCAGTTCAACCAGGACGACTCGCTGCTGCTGGCGTCAGGGGTGTTCCTGGGGCCCCACAACTCCTCCTCTGGCGAGATCGCAGTCATCAGCCTAG ACAACTTCACCCTGCTGTCTCGAGTGCGCAACAAGCCTTACGACGTGTTTGGCTGCTGGCTCACGGAGACCAGCCTGATCTCGGGGAACCTGCACCGCATCGGAGACGTCACCTCCTGCTCAGTGCTCTGGCTCAACAACGCCTTCCAGGTGCGGGCGCGCGCGGCCCCCGCGGCTGCCCCCTCCTCGGCCTGCTGCCCACCCGCTGTCTCCCACCCCCAGGACGTGGAGTCAGAGAACGTCAACGTGGTGAAGCGGCTCTTCAAGATCCAGAACCTGAACGCCAGCACCATCCGCACCGTGATGGTGGCCGACTGCAGCCGCTTCGACAGCCCGGACCTCCTGCTGGACGCAGGCGCACCCGCCGGCCGCGTCTTTGACCTGGGCAGCGACAGTGAGGACGAGGCGGTGGGCCCGGGGCCGGCTCCGGCCCGCACCAAGCAGGGCCTGCGGCGCTTCCTGGACGGGCTCCTGGACGGGCGGGCACACGCTCCGCTGTCCGAGCACGCGCTGGAGACCAAGGTGGCCGAGCTGCTGGCCCAGGGCCGCACCAAGCCCCCTGAGCACAGCATGGCCGCCGCCCGCAAGCTCCTCATCTTCACCACGGGCTGCCTCACCTACTCGCCACACCAGATCG GCATCAAGCAGATCCTGCCACACCAGATGACCACAGCGGGGCCTGTGCTGGGCGAGGGGCGGGGCTCAGACGCCTTCTTTGATGCCCTGGACTACGTCATCGACGTGCACGGACACATCATCGGCATGGGCTTGTCCCCGGACAACAG GTACCTGTACGTGAACAGCCGGGCCTGGCCCAGCGGCTCCGTGGTGGCCGACCCCATGCAGCCACCGCCCATCGCCGAGGAGATCGACCTGCTGGTGTTTGACCTCAAGACCATGCGGGAGGTGAAGCGGGCGCTGCGGGCCCACCGCGCCTACACCCCCAACGACGAGTGCTTCTTCATCTTCCTGGACGTCAGCAGGGACTTTGTGGCCAg CGGCGCGGAGGACCGGCACGGCTACATTTGGGACCGGCACTACAACATCTGCCTGGCCAAGCTGCGGCACCAGGATGTGGTCAACTCTGTGGTCTTCAGTCCCCAAGAGCAGGAGCTCCTGCTGACGGCCAGCGACGACGCCACCATCAAAGCCTGGCGTTCGCCACGCACTGTGCGCGCCCACCAGGCCCCCCGTCCACGCCCCCACACATTTTTCTCCTGGTTTGCCAGCCAGAGGCGCTGA